A window from Deinococcus malanensis encodes these proteins:
- a CDS encoding SDR family NAD(P)-dependent oxidoreductase, translating to MSGRTIVITGASDGIGAQAARQLVRSGEHVVLVGRSPQKTRVLAAELRAPYHLADFTRLDDVRALAASLETYGRIDILMNNAGGVMGPRETTPDGLEKTLQVNHLAPFLLTNLLLDRRSADRRVVLNTSSAANRLFSRLDLTDLELTRGYNPNRAYGNAKLANILFTRELHRRYHAQGLSTAAFHPGAVATNFASESSSLMRLIYRTPLRRLLLITPEQGTDTMLWLANGTPGVDWQSGQYYDRRKVGAVHPIADNPVLAQMLWDQSAQMVGL from the coding sequence ATGTCAGGCCGAACCATCGTCATTACCGGCGCCAGCGACGGCATCGGTGCGCAGGCAGCGCGCCAGCTGGTCCGCAGCGGGGAACACGTCGTGCTGGTTGGACGGTCGCCTCAAAAGACCCGGGTACTGGCTGCCGAGCTGAGGGCGCCCTACCATCTGGCGGATTTCACGCGGCTGGACGATGTTCGCGCCCTCGCTGCGTCTTTGGAGACCTACGGGCGCATCGACATCCTGATGAACAATGCCGGAGGCGTGATGGGACCACGCGAAACCACCCCCGACGGCCTTGAAAAGACGCTGCAGGTCAATCATCTGGCCCCATTTCTGCTGACGAACCTGCTGCTGGACCGGCGGAGCGCCGACCGCCGCGTGGTGCTCAACACCTCCAGCGCCGCGAACCGGCTGTTTTCCAGGCTGGACCTGACGGACCTGGAACTTACCCGGGGCTACAACCCCAACCGGGCCTACGGCAACGCCAAACTGGCCAACATCCTGTTTACCCGTGAATTGCACCGGCGCTATCACGCCCAGGGGCTCAGCACGGCGGCCTTTCACCCCGGCGCCGTGGCCACCAATTTCGCCAGTGAATCGTCCAGCCTGATGCGCCTGATCTACCGCACGCCGCTGCGCCGCCTCCTGCTGATCACGCCGGAGCAGGGCACCGACACGATGCTGTGGCTGGCCAATGGCACACCGGGGGTGGACTGGCAGTCGGGCCAGTATTACGACCGCCGCAAGGTCGGCGCGGTGCACCCCATCGCCGATAACCCTGTGCTGGCCCAGATGCTGTGGGACCAGAGTGCCCAGATGGTGGGGCTGTAA
- a CDS encoding cupin domain-containing protein: MSDVILHPPEGGESFMAAGTLILIKLRSEATGGRYSVTEYHLPPDFSGPPPHVHSVFEHAWQVLEGSIQVQVGAVVQQLPAGSFVFVPARTPHTFSNPGSQPARLLAVDSPGGLEEYYTELARAFPPGTPLDRSVVAEIQKRFDTHPAT; this comes from the coding sequence ATGAGCGACGTCATCCTGCACCCGCCTGAAGGCGGTGAAAGCTTTATGGCGGCTGGAACGCTGATCCTCATCAAACTTCGCAGCGAGGCGACAGGTGGAAGGTATTCGGTCACGGAGTACCACCTTCCACCGGACTTTTCGGGGCCGCCCCCTCATGTCCACTCCGTGTTTGAGCACGCCTGGCAGGTGCTGGAAGGATCCATTCAGGTCCAGGTCGGCGCAGTGGTTCAGCAGCTTCCAGCAGGAAGTTTTGTCTTCGTGCCTGCCCGAACGCCCCATACGTTCAGCAACCCCGGCTCACAGCCGGCCCGCCTGCTCGCTGTGGATTCTCCCGGGGGACTTGAGGAGTACTACACCGAACTCGCGCGGGCATTTCCTCCAGGCACGCCCCTTGACCGAAGCGTGGTGGCAGAGATTCAGAAGCGTTTCGACACCCACCCCGCGACATAA
- a CDS encoding cupin domain-containing protein, with amino-acid sequence MAHEPDRETQPAHSEHASPAPRIVGPADGHFVDLGALGVRFMVWGHESGGGFSLVEHPIPPRTLAAPLHRHSNEDEYSYVLEGRMGALLGDQVVYAQRGDLVFKPRHQWHTFWNAGDEPCRVLEIISPGGFEQAFADMGADPDSFVGDGAPAMDVRYGLEVDYDSVARMCREYDLVFPMDQEA; translated from the coding sequence ATGGCGCATGAACCTGACAGGGAAACCCAGCCGGCTCACAGCGAGCATGCCTCACCAGCACCCCGGATCGTCGGCCCGGCAGACGGCCATTTTGTCGATCTCGGTGCGCTTGGCGTCCGGTTCATGGTGTGGGGCCACGAGTCCGGCGGCGGCTTTTCGCTGGTCGAGCATCCGATTCCCCCGCGTACCCTGGCGGCCCCGCTGCACCGCCACTCCAACGAGGATGAGTACAGCTACGTGCTTGAGGGCCGCATGGGCGCACTTCTGGGCGATCAGGTGGTGTACGCGCAGCGCGGCGACCTGGTGTTCAAGCCCCGGCACCAGTGGCACACCTTCTGGAATGCCGGGGACGAGCCCTGCCGGGTTCTGGAGATCATCTCGCCCGGCGGATTCGAGCAGGCGTTTGCCGATATGGGCGCTGACCCAGACAGTTTCGTTGGTGACGGCGCGCCGGCCATGGACGTCCGGTACGGACTTGAGGTCGATTACGACAGTGTCGCCCGGATGTGCAGGGAATACGACCTGGTCTTCCCCATGGATCAGGAGGCGTAA
- a CDS encoding cupin domain-containing protein yields MADELMTFKATAEQTGGLYALTDSVVPPGGGSPPHIHHREDEAFRVLEGRLDIRVGEQRFTVEVGSFVHLPRDVIHSHIDVGTEPARFLTWIVPAGLERFFKEVGTPGTDVSSPPPFDEDAINRLLGVAPGYGIGVPTVPDDDL; encoded by the coding sequence GTGGCCGACGAACTGATGACTTTCAAGGCCACGGCCGAACAGACCGGTGGCCTCTATGCCCTGACAGATTCCGTGGTTCCACCCGGCGGTGGGTCACCTCCGCACATTCACCACCGCGAAGACGAGGCGTTCCGGGTGCTGGAAGGCAGGCTGGACATCCGGGTGGGCGAGCAGCGGTTTACCGTGGAGGTCGGATCGTTTGTCCATCTACCCAGGGACGTGATTCATTCCCACATCGATGTCGGGACTGAACCGGCCCGCTTCCTGACATGGATTGTGCCTGCGGGTCTGGAGCGGTTCTTTAAAGAGGTCGGGACCCCAGGAACAGACGTGTCTTCCCCTCCGCCATTTGACGAGGACGCCATAAATCGGCTCCTGGGGGTTGCCCCCGGGTACGGGATAGGAGTCCCGACAGTCCCGGACGATGACCTCTGA
- the paaI gene encoding hydroxyphenylacetyl-CoA thioesterase PaaI: MDYASHLGMTVLEAGPNLTRVRLTVEAQGLNMHGTAHGGLIFSLADEAFAVISNASAQAVAVETHLSFFRAARLGDELVAVATPERIGRTLATYRVEVRRGEKGEVVALFLGTVSRREKPGT, from the coding sequence ATGGATTACGCGAGTCATCTGGGCATGACGGTGCTCGAGGCTGGCCCCAACCTCACCCGCGTCAGACTGACGGTGGAAGCGCAGGGGCTCAACATGCACGGCACCGCGCACGGCGGGCTGATTTTCAGCCTCGCGGATGAGGCCTTTGCCGTGATCAGCAATGCCAGCGCCCAGGCGGTGGCCGTCGAGACCCACCTGAGCTTTTTTCGCGCCGCGAGGCTGGGCGATGAGCTGGTGGCGGTCGCTACGCCGGAACGGATAGGCCGCACCCTGGCGACCTACCGGGTGGAGGTGCGCCGGGGCGAGAAGGGTGAGGTGGTTGCCCTGTTCCTGGGCACGGTCTCCAGGCGGGAAAAGCCGGGAACGTGA
- a CDS encoding DUF4384 domain-containing protein: MKKPVLLLALTASVLGTLVTSALAAPKLSAQSIIVNPVQTTLQARVWVNRDPSGARTPVYYVGDRITLYTTVDENAYVYLFNINPDGTADQILPNRISGSNYVRAGQTRAFPASGDQFTFDVAGPEGLNRVLVIASRRPLNLSELSTYQQGQSFATVKPTTAPGFAQALSIVVNPITQPVPQQDWTSDTASYTVRY, encoded by the coding sequence ATGAAGAAGCCCGTTTTGCTGCTCGCCCTCACCGCTTCTGTGCTCGGCACCCTTGTCACTTCCGCTCTGGCTGCTCCCAAGCTCAGCGCCCAGAGCATCATTGTCAACCCGGTGCAGACCACCCTGCAGGCGCGCGTGTGGGTCAATCGTGATCCCAGCGGCGCACGTACGCCGGTCTACTATGTGGGAGACCGGATCACGCTGTACACCACCGTCGACGAGAACGCCTACGTGTACCTGTTCAACATCAACCCTGACGGCACCGCCGACCAGATTCTGCCCAATCGGATCAGCGGCAGTAACTACGTGCGTGCCGGTCAGACCCGCGCCTTCCCGGCGTCAGGGGACCAGTTCACCTTCGATGTGGCGGGGCCTGAAGGTCTGAACCGCGTGCTGGTCATTGCCAGCCGCCGGCCACTGAATCTAAGCGAACTCAGCACCTACCAGCAGGGCCAGAGCTTCGCCACGGTCAAGCCCACCACGGCGCCCGGCTTTGCCCAGGCGCTGAGCATCGTGGTCAATCCGATCACCCAGCCTGTGCCTCAGCAGGACTGGACCAGCGATACCGCGTCTTACACTGTCCGGTACTGA